The genomic window AATTTGCACTTCTTTATTAAAGTCTTGGACACCGATAGAAATTCGGTTAAAGCCTGCTTCTTTCAAAGTGTCGAGCATTGAAAGTTCAATTTCGCGAGGATCGACTTCAATCGAAAACTCACCTTCAGCGGCAAAGTTAAAATTGGCCTTGATTAAAGCGGTAAGCTTAAGAATTTGCTCTGGATTTAAGAAGGTTGGTGTGCCGCCGCCCCAATGCATTTGGGTCACGCTGTAATGTTTAAACAGGGGCGCACGTTTGATAATTTCTTGGCTTAAATATTCAATGTACTGATCGGCTTTATGTTGGTGGCGGGTGATGACTTTATTGCAGCCGCAGTAATAACAAAGCTTGGCGCAGAATGGGATATGAATATACAGCGACAGTTTATCGCTTTTGCTATTTTCAATGGCCGTCAGCAGGTTCTGTTCGGTGAATGAGTCATCGAACTCGAGCGCCGTTGGGTAAGACGTATAACGGGGACCGCTGTAGTTATATTTTTCGATCATCGATTGATCCCAGCTAATCTGAGTGGGCTGCTTCAAGGCGTGTCCTCCGAGGGTAAATTAGCAACAAGCGAAGTATGCAAGGTTCTTTGGTAAATAACCTTGATCTATGTTGTAAAAATGACGTCTGTCTTTTTAGAAGTTACGCAATATCTATCAAAAAAGTACGCTTGTCTGTCGGTATTTGGCGGTTTTGTGCGCAGGCTCACGGGAGGAGGGGCGTAAGATTGGTACGAGCTTTGTCTAGATGACTTCAAAACCACAGCATAAGTGGTCTTGAAGTCTAGAAATTCATTTGTTTAATGCATCGCTTTGGGTTGGTACGCCGACAGTTTTTTCGCATCATCACTAATGCCTTGCTCTAATGCGGCTTCTGACTTCATTCTGATCAAGTCTAATTTCATCCTTTCCTGCTTAGGCAAGGCTTGACGAGCCTCCATGATAGGATGATCTTTAATTAACTCAAAGTGTTGGAATAATGCGGGAAACTCAGGTGCGACCCGTTCACTCAGGGATAAAATTTCAAATAATCGCCCAATTCTGACCACGCCTTCGGAGATCTCACAGCGGTCTTCAATCATAGCTGTAGCGATATAGCGAATATCATCTAAAACTTGGGCGCGTTTTGCAT from Shewanella putrefaciens includes these protein-coding regions:
- a CDS encoding DUF2489 domain-containing protein, coding for MSTAIVILGFIIIVVLSSYATYLLLKLQRQKKRQQAALVEREAVANAKRAQVLDDIRYIATAMIEDRCEISEGVVRIGRLFEILSLSERVAPEFPALFQHFELIKDHPIMEARQALPKQERMKLDLIRMKSEAALEQGISDDAKKLSAYQPKAMH